GGCGCCGACGACTACTACTCCAGCTGCAATAACACCCCACCAACGTTTCTTCATAATAGCCTCCTCAAAAAATTTCTTTACAATGGATTTACGCATCAACTTCTAAATGGTTACAAAAATTTACGTTATTTCTGAAAAACTTAAGGAATAACAAAAATATAATAATTTTAAGAAAAAACTGATTTTTAAATTGACGTGATTCCGTTAAATTCTGCATGATAGAATAGAGAGGATATCGCGTACAATAATAAATAGCAGTTTTATTATTAGATGTGCAACTTACGATTCAGGGGGTATTATCGTGACAAAAGCGATCCGTTTTAGTTATGACAAAGCATTGCCATTCGTTTCAGAACACGAAATGCAGCATTTAGAAGCAGCTATTAAGCTAGCGCATCAACAATTACATGAGGGTACTGGTGCTGGTAGTGACTATCTAGGCTGGGTAGACCTACCGGATACATACGATAAAGAAGAATACGCACGTATCAAAGCTGCGGCAGAAAAAATCAAGTCTGATTCTGACGTATTGCTGGTAATTGGTATCGGAGGCTCTTATCTGGGGGCTAAAGCAGTAATAGATGTACTGGGACATACGTTCTATAACTCTTTAACAAAAGAACAACGTAAAACACCTGAGATTTATTTCGTGGGTAATAATATTAGCCCTGTCTATTTGACTCACCTTATGCAAGTTATCGAAGGCAAAGAGGTCTCGGTCAACGTTATTTCTAAATCGGGAACGACTACAGAGCCAGCTATTGCTTTCCGTATTTTCCGTGAGTTCATGGAGAAAAAGTATGGTAAAGAAGAAGCGCGTAAACGTATTTATGCAACAACAGATAAAGCGCGCGGGGCTTTGAAACAAGTAGCGATCGAAGAAGGATATGAAAGCTTCGTTATTCCAGATAACGTGGGTGGACGCTTCTCTGTTTTAACCGCAGTAGGTTTGTTGCCTATCGCTGTATCTGGTGCAGATATCGATGCTTTGATGAGTGGAGCACAGGCGGCTCGTCAGCGCTACATGAATCCAGCAATTGGAGAAAATGAATGTTATCAGTATGCTGCTATCCGTAATTGCTTATTGCGAAAAGGTAAGCAAATTGAAATGTTAGTAAGCTATGAACCTCAATTCCATTATTTCAATGAATGGTGGAAGCAGTTGTTTGGAGAGTCTGAAGGTAAGGATGGTCGTGGTATTTTCCCAGCTGCTGCTGACTTCTCTGCTGACTTACATTCCATGGGGCAGTTTATTCAAGATGGTTCCCGTAATTTGTTTGAAACGGTGCTTTCAGTTGCCCAACCAGCTACTGACATTGAAATCATGCAGGATGCGGCTAATTTAGATGGTTTGAACTTCCTTAGTGGAAAAGGCATGGACTTTGTTAATAAAAAAGCGATGGAAGGTACGATCTTAGCGCATATGGATGGGGGCGTTCCCAATCTAGTAGTTGAATTGCCTGAGCTATCAGCGTATCATATTGGTGAGCTTCTTTATTTCTTTGAAAAAGCATGCGGCATCAGCGGTTATCTGCTAGGTGTGAATCCATTTGATCAGCCTGGCGTAGAGGCTTATAAAGCGAACATGTTCGCACTACTTGGTAAGCCAGGTTTTGAAAAGCAGAAAGCTGAGTTGGAGGCCCGCTTAAAAGGACAGTAAACCATGTATTTAAGTGTAAAGGAAGCAGCTGCTTATCTGGAAATGCCTGAATGGTTTATACGGGAAAAAATAGCGGAGAAACGTATCCGTGCAGTCCATAATGGTGAGGACTACTTTATTAATAAAGAGCAGTTTACCTACCATATGGAAGAGCTAGAGAGATTGAAGGCTTTTGAAGAGGCGGAGAAGTTCGAGCCGATTCCTGAAAGCTATGATTACAAAGACGAAGATTAATAATTTCACATTGATCTACTGGGGGAGTCCTAACTTGCAGGGCTGAGAGGACAGAGCGCGTCTGTTGACCCTTTTTACCTGATCCAGGTCATGCTGGCGAAGGGAAGTGGTTAGATTTGGTGTTGGTTACTTACCCACTTTTCCTACGCGGAGAAGTGGTTTTTTTCATTTCTTTGTGTAGAGAGCCAATCGATTCCCCACTCAGTAGACAAGAGAAAGGGTGAAGAACAATGAAAAGGTGTCCAGATCTCATTGTGATTGGCGGAGGGATAATTGGTTTGTCGATTGCCACTGAACTTGCTAACGTAGGCTTGGCTGTTACTCTCATTGAACAGGGAGTATTCGGAGGAGAGGCTTCTGTTGCAGCAGCAGGGATGCTTGCCCCTTTAAAAGAATTTACGAAGCCGGGCCCGCTTCTTGACATGGGAATTCGTTCCCTACAGATGTACGAGAATTGGGTGCTAGAATTAAAGGAAGCTACGGGCATTGACTGCCAGCTATCTACAGCAGGAATTTTGACAGTAGCTATGACCGATATGGAAGAGGAATGGTTACAAGATCGCTACCAGTGGCAAAAGTCAGAAGGTTATGATATCCAATTGTTGTCCACCGAAGAAGTACAGGAACGAGAACCACATCTATCAAAAATGGTACGGCAAGCCATTTATTCTCCACACGAAGCTGACATTAATAACCGTTTATTATTGAAAGCTTTAGTAATACAGGCCGAAAAACGAAATGTTCATTTATTACAAAATACTACTGTAATCGGATTAAAACATGCTGGAAAGAAAATAACTGGTGTCGTCACAGATAAAGGAGAGATGGAAGCGGATCACGTCATTGTAGCATCTGGTGCGTGGACTGCTGATATTTTACATCAGGTGGGAGTAGATGTTCCTGTTTATCCAGTGAGAGGAGAGATCGCAGCAGTTGATTCGATTCATTTGCCTCTTTCCCATGTGGTTTTTGGAAAAAACGGGTATCTAGTGCCTAAACAGGATAGACGTATTATTGTTGGAGCTACAGAAGATTTGGCTGGATTTGATCGTTCTTCAACTGTTTATGGTGTATCGACAGTATTAAAAGGTGCAATGTCGATTGTACCAGCCATTTCAGAAGCCCCGTTTTTACAAGCCTGGGCTGGATTACGACCTGCTACGGCTGACGGATGTCCCATTTTAGGTCCTGTACCAGACTGGACTGGGCTGACGCTAGCTTGCGGACATTACCGGAATGGAATTCTTCTAGCACCCCTTACAGCGAAGCTGATAGCAGAGTATGTCAGTTCAGATGAAACAGAGCATATGAGTGCTTTCTTGCCTGATCGGTTTCGTCTTGTTTCATACGAGTAAAGAATGAGTAGAAGGTGCTCACCCTTTTCATAAAGCATGGGAGTTTGAGGAAGGTTAACAGAAAAGGAGATGATCGCAGATGAAGCAATGGAAAAATAGATGGAATCAGATGGCGATAGTTGCTTTTGCTGTGCTTCTGTTTACTGTGTCTACCTCTTCTAATTACGCATGGGCTCAACTATCATCTCCTGTACCTTATGAACCGATACAAGGAGCTCTTATTTTAACGATGAATCCCCATGTAATCAAAGCAATAACTCACTATTATGGTTATCCACGCGCGTATGATTTATCCTCAGTTAGAGTGGTAGGTGTGTCTCGCCTAACGAATCAGCCTCACTCCTACGAAGCTGTTTTTCAGGTGAAGACCTATGAGGGAAATCATTCACCGCCTTTTGCAATCGAAACGATTAAGCTTGCGGTACATCCAAACGGAGTACAATTGACCGGGTACTCTCACCAAGGAGACGAGTGGGAGGCAAAGCGCAAAGTGGAGGAGCAACAAGTACAAAAAGAGTTTGAGGATTACTTTCAAATCAAATTAACTGGCTATCAGCAAATCGGATATTACCAAATTGCCCATCGATATCGCAATGATCCTGATAATGCCTTGCTCTTATTTAATCAGGAGTTACTTTCACAAAAAGAAGCTATTCAAAAGCAATTTTATCTTCTACCTATGACCTTTCTTGGTAAACGGGACGGCTATATCTTGTATAAACGACCGGATGGAGGGCAGATTGTCTATTTCCTGCTTAAAGAATTAGGAACCTGGAAATTAGATAAGATGAAACATGTACCTAGTAAGGGAATTTCGTAACCATCCTGACATGTAGTATATAAATAGGAAAAAAGCCGTCAGCAAAATGCTGGCGGCTATTATGATTGGAAAATCAGCTATCTTTATGACTTCTTAGGAAACAGTGCCGTCCAAAAAGGATCATTCTCATATCCAAGGCGCCAAACAGCAAAGCCAGCCAGCTTGTACTTTACAGCTAAACTACGTTTGGCGGCGATACTGTATTCATTCTCATACCAAAGTGTGTGCCATACACCGTTTTTCATATAGTGCAAATAGGGTGATTTATATGTATCATGCCAAACCGGAACAGCTTGACTTTCCTTTATGATGGCAGGTATATTGCGAAAGCTGACAGCCCTTTTTTTCTCTGTACTCCACTCGTAGCCATAGCTTGGGATACCCATTAAAAGCTTATTGGAAGGAACTTGAGAGACACTATAGCGTATGACATCTTCCACCCAATTGTAGGAGGCAACGGGGCCTTCTTCCGACCAGGTACCATGCTCATCATAAGTCATTAGTTGAAGATAGTCAGCTTTGGCACCCAGTGCTTTTAAATCAAAGCCATATACCCAGAATATAGCAGGATCATCGTTTGTTTTGGCTGGTACAGAGACAATTAATTGTTTTTTGATCGCGTGAAGCTGGTCTGCTAAGCTCCCAACGAGCATGGAGTAAGCTTGACGATCCCCAGCGGGAACATTTTCAAAGTCAAGATTAGCACCTGACAATTGATTTTGCTGCACGGTGGTGAGGACTTGCTGTATAAAACGTGCTTTATAGTCCTTGTTGGTCAGGATAGAATGGGCTATTTCCTTATCAAATAACTTTGTCCCATGATTAGTAATGACTAAAAAGCTACCTTTTTTTGTATCTTTCGTTAACTGTAGAGCTGTTTTAGGTAATGTTCCTACCAAATTGCCCTCTTTGGTAGCATTATAGTTAAAGAAGGCGACGTCAGATATTTTATCCTGATAATGATGCAGAGATGTATAGGCAGCTAGATCACCTGGATAATTTTCGGCGTAATAACTAACTACTTTTGGTGTAGCTTCTATCTTTGTACTTGTTGATACATTTGAACCAGTAGCTGCTTCTAGTTGGCTTCCCGCAAGGGTCATTGAAAGTAGTGACAGTGTTAGCAAGATTCGTTTCACAAAAATAAAATTCCTTTCCGAGTAGGTACATGATGTTATGTAGATAGATTTCTACCTGTACTTCCCTTTCGACATGGAGCATGCGATTCCTTTTAAAGTTACTGATGGTAAATGATGGTTGTTAACTAAATCAAAGCCATTTGGAGAAGGCTAAACGGATAATGAAGAAAGGAAAGGGGTAGCTTCGATGAAACAAATAGCAAGTCAAATTGAGGGCAAGCAAGCGATATACGGAGATCTTATGGAGACGTTGGGGAAAGAGGGCTTTACTCTGTCAAATTGGGAATATAGAAGTGGTTTTTTGGATCGTAAACTCGACGATAAAGGAATGGTTTTCTTGCGTTTACCGGTACAGGTGGTGAGCGGAGAACTGGATCAACCTCACGCTGTTTTACGTTTTGAACAACCATTTGTGCTAAAGCATATTTACCAAACTGGATCTGACGATGATATTGATTATGCAGCAGGTCCGGTCGTTTCCTCGATGTTTAATCAATTTCAAGAACCCATTAATAAAGATGCGGATATTGAATCAATATACATTACACAGGCTGAAGAACTACTAAGGAGGTTAGAGCAGACGATATTTGCGGGAGAATGAGGAAAAGAGAAATACTCGACCTTTTGTAAAATAGTCACTAACTCATTTGCTGATAGCTACTTGCAATAGTATGATGAATAAGAGATCAAGGTTATCGCAAAAGAGAAAGGATTTTACGAAATGAAAATCGCAACGGTTTTACGTAATGATGATCATACACGCCAGGTGGATATAAGGCTGCGTGAAAAGCTAGCTACTTCCACCTTGCGTACCTATCGGTTTCTAGACTCCAAAAGCCAAGAGAAACCAGATATGGTTTTGTCTATTGGAGGTGACGGAACCATGCTGGAGGCTGTTCATCAATATGGATTTGAACCGCATTATATTGGAATTCATACGGGGCATTTGGGATTTTATGCAGACTGGCATCCTGATCAATTGGATGAATTTGCGGAGGCTTTGGAGCAGGTAGACCCTTTAATAGCGGAGTATCCAACCGTTTCCTGTCAAATCCGCACCAAGGATGGACAGCTGTTGGAGAAGTGGGCACTAAATGAGCTAGTCATTCGCAATGCCAGCCTTTCTTCCTTGGTAGTCTCCGTATTTATTAACGGAGAAGAATTTGAACATTTTCGTGGAGACGGTCTTATTATTTCATCACCTTCAGGAAGCACTGCTTATAATAAAGCGGTGGATGGTGCTTTATTACATCCTTCGCTGGAGGCAATCCAACTAGCAGAAATTGCTTCAATCAATAATCAATCCTATCGGACGATAAACAGCGCACTAGTTTTACCTAAGCACCATCATGTAGAGCTTGTTATCATGAACCCTGAAATTATGCTTGGCATGGATCGAGAGCAAGGCGTATGGAAGAATGTTGATTCAATCACTTGTCGTGTGGGTCTTCAAAAGGTCAAATTCGCTCGATACAAACGCTTAACCTTTTGGGATCGTGTGCGCAAAGCTTTTATTCATGGGTGATATTTCAAAATATTGTATTTTAGTCTTTATATGTTCCCCTTCTTTACCGATATAATTATAAGTGATATCAATTTAATGACGTAAAGATAATCAGAGGATGGGTGAACGTATGAAAAAGAATAGGTTTTATAAAGTATTAGGATTGGGTTTAGCTATTTGTATGGCTTTTGGTATGCCGACTACTTCCGTTTTGGAAGCCGCTACGAAGTCTGCAACCAAGCCTGTTGAAAAAGTTCTGTCTTCTTTGAAGATTTCAGCCAATACTTTAGCGCTTGAAGCAGGGAACACCAAATCACTTACTCTAAGTGCACAATACACAGAAGGAAAACCTACTTCTGTCACTTCAAAGGCAGCATGGAATACGTCAAACAGCTCGGTAGCAACTGTTACTAACGGTAGAGTAAAGGCTGTAGGAGCTGGAACAGCAGTTATTACAGCCAACTATATGGGAAAATCAGTTACCACGACTGTAACGGTAACTAAAAAGCTAAAAACATTAGAAGTAAGCTCGAAAAAAGTGGATTTACTTCGAAATGATTCAAAAAAGGTTTCTGTGACGGCTGTTTATACGGATTCCTCCAAGGAAAATGTTACAGATAGAGTAACCTGGCAGGTAAAAGGAAATGCAGTTACTGTTGATAACGGATTAATTAAACCAAAAGAAGCGGGTGCAGCTACTGTAACAGCAAGCTTTGGTAACAAAAAGGCAACTGTAAGCGTACAAGTCGACCAAATAAATAAATTGGTGGTTACGACGCAGCAGCTACACCTGTTCAAAGACGATGATGATTTTGAGATAAAAGCTACTGCTGTCTACAAAGCAGGATCAAACGAGGACGTTACCTCTAAAGCAACATGGACAAGCACTAATACGGATGTCGTGACAGTTAAAAATGGAAAAATTACCCCACGCAAGGCTGGTAAAGCAACTGTTAAGGTGAAATTCGGTAACAAAAACGTAAACATTACAGTTAATGTTTACTAAGAAGAGCTTCTCAATAAATTAAAAAAGCAGTAGCTGGTGTAGTCAAAAACACCTTCCAAATAATAATCTAATCCCCTTCACATAACCAGTGTGATTAACACGATGGTTTACGTAAAGGGGATTTTTCATGGGCAATAAATAAACCTTAGTCCAGCGAAAATGAGGACTAAGGCTACTTGAAGTTGATAGTAGTCAGGTTCTATGAAATGGAGTATCTTCATATCCTTTGGTCTTGTGTAATATCTACGGTGTTTCAATAATGGCTACAGGTCTTGTCCAAGCTCCACTTGCTTTGTCGATTTTAATGGGAAAACAACTAATTTTGAAGCCATGTGGTGAAGGGATTTTATCTAGGTTGGCAAGCTTTTCGATTTGGCAGTATTCTTTATCTCTACCAACGTAATGAGCCGCCCAGAGAAGTCCTTCCCGTGGGTTTTGTTTGTAGTTTGTTGCTTGAATATTCAAAGGGATGTCCCAGCCCCAGCCGTCAGTACCCATAACCTTGATTCCCTGATCGATAAGCCAGCGAGTTGCTTCTTCGGATACGCCAACATGAATATAGGCATAGTTGTCATTGGTAATTTTTTTATCTGCATCAGAACGAATTAAAACAATATCATATGGTTTTAGCTGATAATCCATTTCTTTTAGCTTCTGAATCAGGTCATTTGTCATAATTTCATAGCCTGATTCCTTGTCACTGAAATCAAATAAAACACCGTCAGCAAAAAACCATTCTAGCGGTAGCTCATCAATGGTTTTGGAGGGTTTACCTTCTGAAGTCGGCCAGTAATGCCAAGGGGCATCAATATGTGTTCCCGAATGAGTATTTGCGGTGACAGTCTCTGTTGCCCAGGCTTTTTTCTCCGGAAAGTCTTCAGGTTTGAGACCTAGGATTTGCGCTCCCTGAATGGCCCCTTCTTCATGGGAAGAGTAATCGATTTTTGCTGGTAAAGGCTCCTTTATGCTAGGACTAAGAGTAACGCTTAAATCAATAAATTGTGGTTTTGCCATAAATTCCTCCTCTGGCCACAGCTATTCGATAGTTTCTACTAAAATAAATGCGTGTGGAAAATTATCCTACTGTTTTTTCCTTCGATTGACAATAACAACATGGTGAACTATGTTTAAACGAGATTATTTTTTACCTTTTCTACCTTTTTAAAGATGTCAATTCCTAATCCAGCAAGTACCCCGATAGCTTCTCTTACAGGTAATTTCGGCATCTTGAATTCTTCTTGTATGACCTCTTCTACCTCTTTCGTATTGGAAAGAGAAATAAGCTGTTCTTTCCCACTTTCATCTGCGATACTAAATTCATTATTGTGAATGGTTAGCTTCCTGTGTTGATCTAGTTGAAATAATTGAATGAACAAGAGAGACATAAATTTTCTATCTAGATCAAATGATTTTGCAACCGTATCAGTAAAATAGATTAGATTTTTCGTGACTGTTGGATCAAACGTCCAATCTTGTTCGAGTAATTGATTTTTAACGTATCGGTTGTAGACATAGCGTCCCGGATTTTTTGTATCTGCAACTAAATGGACTGAAATGTCAGCGTATTCACTACAGTTATCTGGATTACGTGTAAAATCAACTGGTTCAAAAAAGGGAGCACCTGAGGCACAATCTACATATAAAGGTATGCCTGGATCATCAGGATGATCAACCAGAATGCCAACATGTGTTTTGCCAACGGGCAGTAATTTGGCTTTGAATCCAAGCTCTAGTAAGAGTTGTTGAAACGTTGAATTAAGCACGTAGCAGGTTCCACCAAATTGCATGGTATGCAGGTGGAGAGTGACAATATCTAGTGGGGGAATGTAGAAGTTGTTTCGGCTATATTCTCGATAGTAAATCAGTTTACTAATATTTTCAAAAGGTATCGTCGATAGGTGGTTACGACAGATTTTTTGTAGAAATTGGAATGAAGGCTCTTCTTGTTTCAGATGTATTTTGTGCAAATAAGACTCAGCCCACGTTGGTAATTTCATAGCGATTACCCCCTTCATTTTGAAATAAATAGAGTATTTCCTACTAGGTGTTAAATAGTATTTTAATTGTAAATATTTAGATAAAAATGAGCAAGGTATTTATCTAGACAGCTTGTTGCGAAGTGATTTGTTCCCTGATTTTATGCTAGAAAGAGCTAGTTTGAATATTATCCAAATTATTACTTTATTGTAACAAATAAACTTATAAACTGTCTAATAGAGCAATGCTACTGGAATTCTTCCCATCACTTATAAACGAAGGAGAAGGTATATATGAAACGAAAGGTACCGAGACGTAAGATGATAGGAATGCTGTACACCACTTGTATAGTAACCTTGCTGGTTCTAAGCCCAGCCTGGGTACAAGCAGACGTAGTAAAGTCAGCTTCACCATTTACTAAAAATACAGGAAAAAGTGGAGAGAAGGCAGTAGTCATCCCCTTGAAACAGCAAAATCCCCAGAAAGCTTGGCCTAAAGAATGGCGTGAGAGAATTGAGCATCTGATAAGTAGCTATGAGCCATGGAGCCAGTACCAGATTGTTAAAGGAACATTTCGCCGAGAAGAAAGTCGGGAATATTGGGACGTTCAATTGATAAAAGGAGAAGATGAAAAGCTATCTCTTACGATCAATGGAAAAAATGGTCACTTATTACGAGCGCTATCTATAGGTGTAAAAAGCAAGCCTGTCCATTATTTGCCCGTCGAAGGGGAAGCTGCAAAACAAGCTCAGGTATTTCTTGAAAGGATGCT
This is a stretch of genomic DNA from Brevibacillus laterosporus DSM 25. It encodes these proteins:
- a CDS encoding glucose-6-phosphate isomerase → MTKAIRFSYDKALPFVSEHEMQHLEAAIKLAHQQLHEGTGAGSDYLGWVDLPDTYDKEEYARIKAAAEKIKSDSDVLLVIGIGGSYLGAKAVIDVLGHTFYNSLTKEQRKTPEIYFVGNNISPVYLTHLMQVIEGKEVSVNVISKSGTTTEPAIAFRIFREFMEKKYGKEEARKRIYATTDKARGALKQVAIEEGYESFVIPDNVGGRFSVLTAVGLLPIAVSGADIDALMSGAQAARQRYMNPAIGENECYQYAAIRNCLLRKGKQIEMLVSYEPQFHYFNEWWKQLFGESEGKDGRGIFPAAADFSADLHSMGQFIQDGSRNLFETVLSVAQPATDIEIMQDAANLDGLNFLSGKGMDFVNKKAMEGTILAHMDGGVPNLVVELPELSAYHIGELLYFFEKACGISGYLLGVNPFDQPGVEAYKANMFALLGKPGFEKQKAELEARLKGQ
- a CDS encoding excisionase family DNA-binding protein, with translation MYLSVKEAAAYLEMPEWFIREKIAEKRIRAVHNGEDYFINKEQFTYHMEELERLKAFEEAEKFEPIPESYDYKDED
- the thiO gene encoding glycine oxidase ThiO is translated as MKRCPDLIVIGGGIIGLSIATELANVGLAVTLIEQGVFGGEASVAAAGMLAPLKEFTKPGPLLDMGIRSLQMYENWVLELKEATGIDCQLSTAGILTVAMTDMEEEWLQDRYQWQKSEGYDIQLLSTEEVQEREPHLSKMVRQAIYSPHEADINNRLLLKALVIQAEKRNVHLLQNTTVIGLKHAGKKITGVVTDKGEMEADHVIVASGAWTADILHQVGVDVPVYPVRGEIAAVDSIHLPLSHVVFGKNGYLVPKQDRRIIVGATEDLAGFDRSSTVYGVSTVLKGAMSIVPAISEAPFLQAWAGLRPATADGCPILGPVPDWTGLTLACGHYRNGILLAPLTAKLIAEYVSSDETEHMSAFLPDRFRLVSYE
- a CDS encoding DUF3888 domain-containing protein translates to MKQWKNRWNQMAIVAFAVLLFTVSTSSNYAWAQLSSPVPYEPIQGALILTMNPHVIKAITHYYGYPRAYDLSSVRVVGVSRLTNQPHSYEAVFQVKTYEGNHSPPFAIETIKLAVHPNGVQLTGYSHQGDEWEAKRKVEEQQVQKEFEDYFQIKLTGYQQIGYYQIAHRYRNDPDNALLLFNQELLSQKEAIQKQFYLLPMTFLGKRDGYILYKRPDGGQIVYFLLKELGTWKLDKMKHVPSKGIS
- a CDS encoding glycosyl hydrolase family 18 protein, producing the protein MKRILLTLSLLSMTLAGSQLEAATGSNVSTSTKIEATPKVVSYYAENYPGDLAAYTSLHHYQDKISDVAFFNYNATKEGNLVGTLPKTALQLTKDTKKGSFLVITNHGTKLFDKEIAHSILTNKDYKARFIQQVLTTVQQNQLSGANLDFENVPAGDRQAYSMLVGSLADQLHAIKKQLIVSVPAKTNDDPAIFWVYGFDLKALGAKADYLQLMTYDEHGTWSEEGPVASYNWVEDVIRYSVSQVPSNKLLMGIPSYGYEWSTEKKRAVSFRNIPAIIKESQAVPVWHDTYKSPYLHYMKNGVWHTLWYENEYSIAAKRSLAVKYKLAGFAVWRLGYENDPFWTALFPKKS
- a CDS encoding YugN family protein, which codes for MKQIASQIEGKQAIYGDLMETLGKEGFTLSNWEYRSGFLDRKLDDKGMVFLRLPVQVVSGELDQPHAVLRFEQPFVLKHIYQTGSDDDIDYAAGPVVSSMFNQFQEPINKDADIESIYITQAEELLRRLEQTIFAGE
- a CDS encoding NAD kinase encodes the protein MKIATVLRNDDHTRQVDIRLREKLATSTLRTYRFLDSKSQEKPDMVLSIGGDGTMLEAVHQYGFEPHYIGIHTGHLGFYADWHPDQLDEFAEALEQVDPLIAEYPTVSCQIRTKDGQLLEKWALNELVIRNASLSSLVVSVFINGEEFEHFRGDGLIISSPSGSTAYNKAVDGALLHPSLEAIQLAEIASINNQSYRTINSALVLPKHHHVELVIMNPEIMLGMDREQGVWKNVDSITCRVGLQKVKFARYKRLTFWDRVRKAFIHG
- a CDS encoding cyclase family protein — encoded protein: MAKPQFIDLSVTLSPSIKEPLPAKIDYSSHEEGAIQGAQILGLKPEDFPEKKAWATETVTANTHSGTHIDAPWHYWPTSEGKPSKTIDELPLEWFFADGVLFDFSDKESGYEIMTNDLIQKLKEMDYQLKPYDIVLIRSDADKKITNDNYAYIHVGVSEEATRWLIDQGIKVMGTDGWGWDIPLNIQATNYKQNPREGLLWAAHYVGRDKEYCQIEKLANLDKIPSPHGFKISCFPIKIDKASGAWTRPVAIIETP
- a CDS encoding arylamine N-acetyltransferase — protein: MKLPTWAESYLHKIHLKQEEPSFQFLQKICRNHLSTIPFENISKLIYYREYSRNNFYIPPLDIVTLHLHTMQFGGTCYVLNSTFQQLLLELGFKAKLLPVGKTHVGILVDHPDDPGIPLYVDCASGAPFFEPVDFTRNPDNCSEYADISVHLVADTKNPGRYVYNRYVKNQLLEQDWTFDPTVTKNLIYFTDTVAKSFDLDRKFMSLLFIQLFQLDQHRKLTIHNNEFSIADESGKEQLISLSNTKEVEEVIQEEFKMPKLPVREAIGVLAGLGIDIFKKVEKVKNNLV